From Mus musculus strain C57BL/6J chromosome 8, GRCm38.p6 C57BL/6J, a single genomic window includes:
- the Pabpn1l gene encoding embryonic polyadenylate-binding protein 2, with product MEPYLSNELFPPPTEAWLQTVSSDPEAQGWGAWGRTEKTSLVPRAGSRAGSDKEAEENEDASFLLSLLEPENLAKSPVFNQELEAIKLKLWAMEHAEAQPEPPCVQRKATEEERAEVRQLLSPETVDCFFSRTSKENVEADHRSVFVGNVDYGGSAAELEAYFSPCGEIHRVTILCDKFSGHPKGYAYIEFASHRSVKAAVGLDESTFRGRVIKVLPKRTNFPGISSTDRGGLRTHSGNRAAFLHGSLHRKARLRAHGRSRGHGGAPQWFSPY from the exons ATGGAGCCTTACCTGAGCAATGAGCTCTTCCCACCCCCCACTGAAGCCTGGCTCCAGACGGTCTCCTCAGATCCTGAGGCCCAAGGTTGGGGGGCCTGGGGCAGGACTGAAAAGACCTCCTTGGTGCCAAGGGCTGGGAGTAGAGCAGGAAGTGACAaggaagcagaggaaaatgaagatgcgagcttccttctctccctgctgGAACCAGAGAACCTGGCCAAGTCCCCAGTATTCAACCAG GAGTTGGAGGCCATCAAGCTGAAACTGTGGGCCATGGAGCATGCTGAAGCCCAGCCGGAGCCACCCTGTGTACAGAGAAAGgccacagaggaagagagggctGAGGTCAGACAGCTGCTGAGCCCTGAGACCGTAG ACTGCTTCTTCTCTAGGACCTCCAAGGAAAATGTGGAGGCTGACCACAGATCTGTCTTTGTAGGCAAT GTGGATTATGGTGGCTCAGCTGCAGAGCTGGAGGCCTACTTCAGTCCCTGTGGGGAGATTCACCGGGTCACTATCCTGTGCGACAAGTTCTCTGGACACCCCAAGGG CTATGCATATATAGAGTTTGCTTCGCACAGATCTGTCAAGGCTGCTGTGGGGCTGGATGAGAGCACCTTCCGAGGTCGGGTCATCAAG GTACTTCCCAAAAGGACGAACTTCCCAGGCATCAGCTCCACAGACCGTGGAGGGCTGCGGACACACTCGGGCAACAGGGCTGCCTTCCTGCACGGTAGCCTCCATCGAAAAGCTCGGTTAAGAGCCCATGGACGGAGCCG gggccatggaggagcACCACAGTGGTTCTCTCCCTACTGA
- the Cbfa2t3 gene encoding protein CBFA2T3 isoform 3 (isoform 3 is encoded by transcript variant 3), with translation MPDSPAEVKTQPRSTPPSMPPPPPTSSQGATRPPSFTPHTLMNGSSHSPTAIHGAPSTPNGFSNGPATSSTASLSTQHLPPACGARQLSKLKRFLTTLQQFGSDISPEIGERVRTLVLGLVNSTLTIEEFHAKLQEATNFPLRPFVIPFLKANLPLLQRELLHCARLAKQTPAQYLAQHEQLLLDASATSPVDSSELLLEVNENGKRRTPDRTKENGSDRDPLHPDHLSKRSCTLSPAQRCSPSNGLPHPTPPPPPHYRLEDMAMAHHFRDSYRHPDPRELRERHRPLAIPGSRQEEVIDHRLTEREWAEEWKHLNSLLNCIMDMVEKTRRSLTVLRRCQEADREELNHWIRCYSDSEEGKKGPTPISARSLNSCSGPEGSQLDVHRDFTPRTLSGYMPEEIWRKAEEAVNEVKRQAMSELQKAVSDAERKAHELITTERAKMERALAEAKRQASEDALTVINQQEDSSESCWNCGRKASETCSGCNAARYCGSFCQHKDWEKHHHVCGQSLQGPAAAVADPLPGQPDATASPSEAGSAGPSRPCSPGPPGPLDAAVPR, from the exons TGATGAACGGCAGCAGCCACTCACCCACGGCCATCCACGGTGCCCCATCTACACCCAATGGCTTCAGCAACGGCCCAGCCACCTCATCCACGGCCTCGCTCTCCACACAGCACCTGCCCCCGGCGTGCGGGGCACGGCAGCTCAGCAAGCTTAAGCGTTTCCTCACCACCCTACAGCAGTTTGGCAGTGACATCTCACCTGAGATCGGGGAGCGCGTGCGCACACTGGTGCTGGGCCTGGTG AACTCAACTCTGACGATCGAAGAGTTTCATGCCAAGCTCCAGGAAGCCACCAACTTTCCACTGAGGCCGTTTGTTATCCCTTTTCTGAAG GCTAATCTTCCACTGCTGCAGCGTGAGCTCCTGCACTGTGCCCGCCTGGCCAAACAGACACCTGCCCAGTACCTGGCCCAGCACGAACAGCTGCTGCTGGACGCCAGCGCCACCTCCCCTGTCGACTCGTCTGAGCTCCTGCTGGAAGTCAACGAGAACGGCAAAAGGAGAACACCTGACAG GACCAAAGAGAATGGATCAGACCGGGACCCTCTGCACCCCGACCACCTCAGTAAGCGGTCCTGCACCCTGAGCCCCGCCCAGCGCTGCAGCCCCAGCAATGGGCTGCCCCACCCgacgccacccccacccccgcactaTCGCCTGGAGGACATGGCCATGGCCCACCATTTCCGGGACTCCTACCGCCATCCTGATCCCCGAGAGCTACGGGAACGCCACCGGCCCCTGG CCATACCTGGGTCTCGACAAGAAGAAGTGATtgatcacaggctcacagaacGCGAGTGGGCAGAAGAATGGAAGCACCTCAACAGT CTTCTGAACTGCATCATGGACATGGTGGAGAAGACCCGGCGATCCCTCACCGTCCTGCGCCGGTGTCAGGAGGCCGACCGTGAGGAACTCAACCACTGGATCCGGTGCTACAGTGACtctgaggaggggaagaagggccCTACCCCCATCTCTGCCCGGTCCCTCAACAGCTGCAGTGGCCCTGAGGGGTCTCAGCTAG ATGTTCACCGGGACTTCACGCCCAGGACCCTGTCTGGCTACATGCCTGAAGAGATCTGGAGGAAGGCTG AAGAAGCTGTGAATGAGGTGAAGCGCCAGGCCATGTCAGAACTACAGAAAGCTGTGTCTGATGCGGAGCGCAAAGCCCATGAACTCATCACCACAGAGCGTGCCAAGATGGAACGAGCCCTGGCGGAGGCCAAGCGACAGGCCTCGGAGGATGCCCTGACTGTCATCAACCAGCAAGAGGACTCCAGCGAG AGCTGCTGGAACTGCGGGCGCAAGGCCAGCGAGACGTGCAGTGGCTGTAACGCCGCCCGCTACTGCGGGTCCTTCTGTCAGCACAAAGACTGGGAGAAACACCATCACGTGTGCGGCCAGAGTCTGCAGGGCCCCGCGGCTGCAGTGGCTGACCCACTACCTGGACAGCCTGACGCCACTGCCAGCCCCAGCGAAGCCGGCTCGGCAGGGCCCTCTCGTCCCTGCTCTCCGGGGCCGCCAGGCCCGCTGGACGCTGCTGTGCCCCGCTGA
- the Cbfa2t3 gene encoding protein CBFA2T3 isoform X7, protein MNGSSHSPTAIHGAPSTPNGFSNGPATSSTASLSTQHLPPACGARQLSKLKRFLTTLQQFGSDISPEIGERVRTLVLGLVNSTLTIEEFHAKLQEATNFPLRPFVIPFLKANLPLLQRELLHCARLAKQTPAQYLAQHEQLLLDASATSPVDSSELLLEVNENGKRRTPDRTKENGSDRDPLHPDHLSKRSCTLSPAQRCSPSNGLPHPTPPPPPHYRLEDMAMAHHFRDSYRHPDPRELRERHRPLAIPGSRQEEVIDHRLTEREWAEEWKHLNSVSAQLLNCIMDMVEKTRRSLTVLRRCQEADREELNHWIRCYSDSEEGKKGPTPISARSLNSCSGPEGSQLDVHRDFTPRTLSGYMPEEIWRKAEEAVNEVKRQAMSELQKAVSDAERKAHELITTERAKMERALAEAKRQASEDALTVINQQEDSSESCWNCGRKASETCSGCNAARYCGSFCQHKDWEKHHHVCGQSLQGPAAAVADPLPGQPDATASPSEAGSAGPSRPCSPGPPGPLDAAVPR, encoded by the exons ATGAACGGCAGCAGCCACTCACCCACGGCCATCCACGGTGCCCCATCTACACCCAATGGCTTCAGCAACGGCCCAGCCACCTCATCCACGGCCTCGCTCTCCACACAGCACCTGCCCCCGGCGTGCGGGGCACGGCAGCTCAGCAAGCTTAAGCGTTTCCTCACCACCCTACAGCAGTTTGGCAGTGACATCTCACCTGAGATCGGGGAGCGCGTGCGCACACTGGTGCTGGGCCTGGTG AACTCAACTCTGACGATCGAAGAGTTTCATGCCAAGCTCCAGGAAGCCACCAACTTTCCACTGAGGCCGTTTGTTATCCCTTTTCTGAAG GCTAATCTTCCACTGCTGCAGCGTGAGCTCCTGCACTGTGCCCGCCTGGCCAAACAGACACCTGCCCAGTACCTGGCCCAGCACGAACAGCTGCTGCTGGACGCCAGCGCCACCTCCCCTGTCGACTCGTCTGAGCTCCTGCTGGAAGTCAACGAGAACGGCAAAAGGAGAACACCTGACAG GACCAAAGAGAATGGATCAGACCGGGACCCTCTGCACCCCGACCACCTCAGTAAGCGGTCCTGCACCCTGAGCCCCGCCCAGCGCTGCAGCCCCAGCAATGGGCTGCCCCACCCgacgccacccccacccccgcactaTCGCCTGGAGGACATGGCCATGGCCCACCATTTCCGGGACTCCTACCGCCATCCTGATCCCCGAGAGCTACGGGAACGCCACCGGCCCCTGG CCATACCTGGGTCTCGACAAGAAGAAGTGATtgatcacaggctcacagaacGCGAGTGGGCAGAAGAATGGAAGCACCTCAACAGTGTGAGTGCCCAG CTTCTGAACTGCATCATGGACATGGTGGAGAAGACCCGGCGATCCCTCACCGTCCTGCGCCGGTGTCAGGAGGCCGACCGTGAGGAACTCAACCACTGGATCCGGTGCTACAGTGACtctgaggaggggaagaagggccCTACCCCCATCTCTGCCCGGTCCCTCAACAGCTGCAGTGGCCCTGAGGGGTCTCAGCTAG ATGTTCACCGGGACTTCACGCCCAGGACCCTGTCTGGCTACATGCCTGAAGAGATCTGGAGGAAGGCTG AAGAAGCTGTGAATGAGGTGAAGCGCCAGGCCATGTCAGAACTACAGAAAGCTGTGTCTGATGCGGAGCGCAAAGCCCATGAACTCATCACCACAGAGCGTGCCAAGATGGAACGAGCCCTGGCGGAGGCCAAGCGACAGGCCTCGGAGGATGCCCTGACTGTCATCAACCAGCAAGAGGACTCCAGCGAG AGCTGCTGGAACTGCGGGCGCAAGGCCAGCGAGACGTGCAGTGGCTGTAACGCCGCCCGCTACTGCGGGTCCTTCTGTCAGCACAAAGACTGGGAGAAACACCATCACGTGTGCGGCCAGAGTCTGCAGGGCCCCGCGGCTGCAGTGGCTGACCCACTACCTGGACAGCCTGACGCCACTGCCAGCCCCAGCGAAGCCGGCTCGGCAGGGCCCTCTCGTCCCTGCTCTCCGGGGCCGCCAGGCCCGCTGGACGCTGCTGTGCCCCGCTGA
- the Cbfa2t3 gene encoding protein CBFA2T3 isoform X3, translated as MPDSPAEVKTQPRSTPPSMPPPPPTSSQGATRPPSFTPHTLMNGSSHSPTAIHGAPSTPNGFSNGPATSSTASLSTQHLPPACGARQLSKLKRFLTTLQQFGSDISPEIGERVRTLVLGLVNSTLTIEEFHAKLQEATNFPLRPFVIPFLKANLPLLQRELLHCARLAKQTPAQYLAQHEQLLLDASATSPVDSSELLLEVNENGKRRTPDRTKENGSDRDPLHPDHLSKRSCTLSPAQRCSPSNGLPHPTPPPPPHYRLEDMAMAHHFRDSYRHPDPRELRERHRPLAIPGSRQEEVIDHRLTEREWAEEWKHLNSVSAQLLNCIMDMVEKTRRSLTVLRRCQEADREELNHWIRCYSDSEEGKKGPTPISARSLNSCSGPEGSQLDVHRDFTPRTLSGYMPEEIWRKAEEAVNEVKRQAMSELQKAVSDAERKAHELITTERAKMERALAEAKRQASEDALTVINQQEDSSESCWNCGRKASETCSGCNAARYCGSFCQHKDWEKHHHVCGQSLQGPAAAVADPLPGQPDATASPSEAGSAGPSRPCSPGPPGPLDAAVPR; from the exons TGATGAACGGCAGCAGCCACTCACCCACGGCCATCCACGGTGCCCCATCTACACCCAATGGCTTCAGCAACGGCCCAGCCACCTCATCCACGGCCTCGCTCTCCACACAGCACCTGCCCCCGGCGTGCGGGGCACGGCAGCTCAGCAAGCTTAAGCGTTTCCTCACCACCCTACAGCAGTTTGGCAGTGACATCTCACCTGAGATCGGGGAGCGCGTGCGCACACTGGTGCTGGGCCTGGTG AACTCAACTCTGACGATCGAAGAGTTTCATGCCAAGCTCCAGGAAGCCACCAACTTTCCACTGAGGCCGTTTGTTATCCCTTTTCTGAAG GCTAATCTTCCACTGCTGCAGCGTGAGCTCCTGCACTGTGCCCGCCTGGCCAAACAGACACCTGCCCAGTACCTGGCCCAGCACGAACAGCTGCTGCTGGACGCCAGCGCCACCTCCCCTGTCGACTCGTCTGAGCTCCTGCTGGAAGTCAACGAGAACGGCAAAAGGAGAACACCTGACAG GACCAAAGAGAATGGATCAGACCGGGACCCTCTGCACCCCGACCACCTCAGTAAGCGGTCCTGCACCCTGAGCCCCGCCCAGCGCTGCAGCCCCAGCAATGGGCTGCCCCACCCgacgccacccccacccccgcactaTCGCCTGGAGGACATGGCCATGGCCCACCATTTCCGGGACTCCTACCGCCATCCTGATCCCCGAGAGCTACGGGAACGCCACCGGCCCCTGG CCATACCTGGGTCTCGACAAGAAGAAGTGATtgatcacaggctcacagaacGCGAGTGGGCAGAAGAATGGAAGCACCTCAACAGTGTGAGTGCCCAG CTTCTGAACTGCATCATGGACATGGTGGAGAAGACCCGGCGATCCCTCACCGTCCTGCGCCGGTGTCAGGAGGCCGACCGTGAGGAACTCAACCACTGGATCCGGTGCTACAGTGACtctgaggaggggaagaagggccCTACCCCCATCTCTGCCCGGTCCCTCAACAGCTGCAGTGGCCCTGAGGGGTCTCAGCTAG ATGTTCACCGGGACTTCACGCCCAGGACCCTGTCTGGCTACATGCCTGAAGAGATCTGGAGGAAGGCTG AAGAAGCTGTGAATGAGGTGAAGCGCCAGGCCATGTCAGAACTACAGAAAGCTGTGTCTGATGCGGAGCGCAAAGCCCATGAACTCATCACCACAGAGCGTGCCAAGATGGAACGAGCCCTGGCGGAGGCCAAGCGACAGGCCTCGGAGGATGCCCTGACTGTCATCAACCAGCAAGAGGACTCCAGCGAG AGCTGCTGGAACTGCGGGCGCAAGGCCAGCGAGACGTGCAGTGGCTGTAACGCCGCCCGCTACTGCGGGTCCTTCTGTCAGCACAAAGACTGGGAGAAACACCATCACGTGTGCGGCCAGAGTCTGCAGGGCCCCGCGGCTGCAGTGGCTGACCCACTACCTGGACAGCCTGACGCCACTGCCAGCCCCAGCGAAGCCGGCTCGGCAGGGCCCTCTCGTCCCTGCTCTCCGGGGCCGCCAGGCCCGCTGGACGCTGCTGTGCCCCGCTGA